The proteins below come from a single Dasypus novemcinctus isolate mDasNov1 chromosome 22, mDasNov1.1.hap2, whole genome shotgun sequence genomic window:
- the SERPINB9 gene encoding serpin B9 isoform X1: MEALSEANGTFAIRLLKMLCQDSPSHNVFCSPVSISSALAMVLLGAKGSTAAQVAQALSLKGEDGTHRAFQSLLSEVNKPGTQYLLRTANRLFGEKTYEFLSTFRESCLRFYHAELEELSFTHAAEESRKHINTWVSGKTEGKIRELLPWNSIGPETRMVLVNAIYFKGRWNEEFDKTFTREMPFKINQKEQKPVQMMYQESTFKIAYIKEVCAQVLELPYAGDELSMVLLLPDDDVELSTVEKLLTFEKFIAWTKPDCMRSTEVEVLLPRFKLEENYDMEQVLQSLGVVDIFQEAKADLSAMSAKRDLFLSKFVHKSFVEVNEEGTEAAAASAAVVVECCLVEGPRFCADHPFLFFIRHNAANSILFCGRFSSP; this comes from the exons ATGGAGGCGCTTTCAGAAGCCAACGGCACCTTTGCCATCCGCCTTTTAAAGATGCTGTGTCAAGACAGCCCTTCCCACAACGTGTTCTGTTCCCCCGTGAGCATCTCCTCGGCCCTGGCCATGGTCCTCCTGGGGGCGAAGGGAAGCACGGCGGCCCAGGTGGCCCAG GCACTTTCTTTAAAAGGGGAGGATGGCACTCATCGGGCATTCCAGTCTCTTCTCAGCGAAGTTAACAAACCTGGCACTCAGTACTTGCTGAGAACGGCCAACAGGCTCTTTGGAGAAAAGACTTATGAATTCCTCTCT ACCTTTAGGGAATCCTGCCTTCGCTTCTACCACGCCGAGCTGGAGGAGCTGTCCTTTACCCACGCTGCAGAAGAGTCCAGAAAGCACATAAACACCTGGGTGTCAGGAAAGACTGAAG GTAAAATTAGAGAGCTGTTACCATGGAATTCCATAGGTCCAGAAACGAGGATGGTTCTTGTCAATGCCATCTACTTCAAAGGAAGGTGGAACGAGGAGTTTGACAAGACCTTCACGCGGGAAATGCCCTTTAAAATTAACCAG AAGGAGCAAAAGCCAGTGCAGATGATGTATCAGGAATCTACGTTTAAAATCGCCTACATAAAAGAGGTGTGCGCACAGGTCCTGGAACTGCCTTATGCAGGGGACGAGCTGAGCATGGTCCTCTTGCTTCCTGATGACGACGTGGAGCTAAGCACG GTGGAGAAGCTTCTCACTTTTGAGAAGTTCATAGCCTGGACCAAGCCTGACTGTATGAGGAGTACCGAAGTTGAAGTTCTCCTTCCCAGATTTAAACTGGAAGAGAATTACGACATGGAGCAAGTGCTGCAAAGTTTGGGAGTCGTTGACATCTTTCAGGAGGCCAAGGCAGATCTTTCTGCCATGTCAGCCAAGAGAGACCTGTTCCTGTCCAAGTTCGTGCACAAGAGTTTCGTGGAGGTCAACGAGGAGGGCACGGAGGCGGCCGCCGCCTCGGCCGCGGTGGTCGTGGAATGCTGCTTGGTGGAGGGGCCGCGGTTCTGTGCTGACCaccccttccttttcttcatcaGGCACAATGCAGCCAACAGCATCCTGTTCTGCGGCAGGTTCTCATCCCCTTGA
- the SERPINB9 gene encoding serpin B9 isoform X2 translates to MAGSMEALSEANGTFAIRLLKMLCQDSPSHNVFCSPVSISSALAMVLLGAKGSTAAQVAQALSLKGEDGTHRAFQSLLSEVNKPGTQYLLRTANRLFGEKTYEFLSTFRESCLRFYHAELEELSFTHAAEESRKHINTWVSGKTEGKIRELLPWNSIGPETRMVLVNAIYFKGRWNEEFDKTFTREMPFKINQKEQKPVQMMYQESTFKIAYIKEVCAQVLELPYAGDELSMVLLLPDDDVELSTVEKLLTFEKFIAWTKPDCMRSTEVEVLLPRFKLEENYDMEQVLQSLGVVDIFQEAKADLSAMSAKRDLFLSKFVHKSFVEVNEEGTEAAAASAAVVVECCLVEGPRFCADHPFLFFIRHNAANSILFCGRFSSP, encoded by the exons AT GGCCGGCAGCATGGAGGCGCTTTCAGAAGCCAACGGCACCTTTGCCATCCGCCTTTTAAAGATGCTGTGTCAAGACAGCCCTTCCCACAACGTGTTCTGTTCCCCCGTGAGCATCTCCTCGGCCCTGGCCATGGTCCTCCTGGGGGCGAAGGGAAGCACGGCGGCCCAGGTGGCCCAG GCACTTTCTTTAAAAGGGGAGGATGGCACTCATCGGGCATTCCAGTCTCTTCTCAGCGAAGTTAACAAACCTGGCACTCAGTACTTGCTGAGAACGGCCAACAGGCTCTTTGGAGAAAAGACTTATGAATTCCTCTCT ACCTTTAGGGAATCCTGCCTTCGCTTCTACCACGCCGAGCTGGAGGAGCTGTCCTTTACCCACGCTGCAGAAGAGTCCAGAAAGCACATAAACACCTGGGTGTCAGGAAAGACTGAAG GTAAAATTAGAGAGCTGTTACCATGGAATTCCATAGGTCCAGAAACGAGGATGGTTCTTGTCAATGCCATCTACTTCAAAGGAAGGTGGAACGAGGAGTTTGACAAGACCTTCACGCGGGAAATGCCCTTTAAAATTAACCAG AAGGAGCAAAAGCCAGTGCAGATGATGTATCAGGAATCTACGTTTAAAATCGCCTACATAAAAGAGGTGTGCGCACAGGTCCTGGAACTGCCTTATGCAGGGGACGAGCTGAGCATGGTCCTCTTGCTTCCTGATGACGACGTGGAGCTAAGCACG GTGGAGAAGCTTCTCACTTTTGAGAAGTTCATAGCCTGGACCAAGCCTGACTGTATGAGGAGTACCGAAGTTGAAGTTCTCCTTCCCAGATTTAAACTGGAAGAGAATTACGACATGGAGCAAGTGCTGCAAAGTTTGGGAGTCGTTGACATCTTTCAGGAGGCCAAGGCAGATCTTTCTGCCATGTCAGCCAAGAGAGACCTGTTCCTGTCCAAGTTCGTGCACAAGAGTTTCGTGGAGGTCAACGAGGAGGGCACGGAGGCGGCCGCCGCCTCGGCCGCGGTGGTCGTGGAATGCTGCTTGGTGGAGGGGCCGCGGTTCTGTGCTGACCaccccttccttttcttcatcaGGCACAATGCAGCCAACAGCATCCTGTTCTGCGGCAGGTTCTCATCCCCTTGA